In the Vogesella sp. XCS3 genome, TTCGCGACGCATACGGTCAACCAGAATTTCCAGGTGCAGTTCGCCCATACCGGAAATAATGGTTTGTGCCGATTCTTCATCGGTACGTACGCGGAAGGAAGGATCTTCCTTGGCCAGGCGGTTCAGGGCAACACCCATCTTCTCCTGGTCGGCCTTGGTTTTCGGCTCAACAGCTACGTGAATCACCGGCTCCGGGAACACCATGCGTTCCAGAATGATCGGGGAATCAACAGCACACAGGGTTTCACCAGTGGTTACTTCTTTCAGGCCGATACCTGCGGCGATATCGCCAGCACGTACTTCGGTGATTTCCTGACGGTCGTTAGCGTGCATCTGCACGATACGGCCCATGCGCTCTTTCTTGCCTTTAACCGAGTTCAGCAGGGTGTCGCCAGAGTTAACCACACCAGAGTAAACACGGAAGAAGGTCAGCTGACCTACGTACGGGTCGTTCATCAGCTTGAATGCCAGAGCGGAGAACGGGGCTTCATCAGAAGCTTCGCGAACGGTAGCGGTACCGTCTTCGTTCTCACCCGGTACTGGAGGTACGTCCAGCGGGCTAGGCAGCAGCTCAACAACCGCATCCAGCATACGCTGAACGCCTTTATTCTTGAACGCGGAGCCGCACAGCATCGGCTGGATTTCGCAACGCAGTGTACGCTGACGCAGACCATGAACGATTTCTTCTTCGGTCAGGGTCTCGCCTTCCAGGTACTTGTTCATGGTGTCTTCGTCGACTTCTGCCGCCGCTTCAACCATTTTCTCGCGCCACTCTTCAGCAACCGCTACCAGCTCGGCCGGGATCTCGCCGTATTCGAACTTCATACCCTGGGAAGCTTCATCCCAGATGATGGCCTTCATCTTCAGCAGATCTACCACGCCTTCGAAGCCGTCTTCAGCACCGATAGGCACAACGATAGGCACCGGGTTACCGCGCAGACGGGTTTTCACCTGTTCTACAGCACGGAAGAAGTTGGCACCTTGACGGTCCATCTTGTTCACGAAAGCGATACGCGGCACTTTGTACTTGTTAGCCTGACGCCATACGGTTTCAGACTGAGGCTGTACGCCACCTACCGCGCAGTAAACCATTACCGCGCCATCCAGAACACGCATGGAACGCTCAACTTCGATAGTGAAGTCAACGTGCCCCGGGGTGTCGATGATGTTGAAGCGGTGTTCCGGGAACTGCAGGCCCATACCTTTCCAGAAGGTAGTGGTTGCAGCGGAAGTGATGGTAATACCGCGCTCTTGCTCTTGCTCCATCCAGTCCATGGTGGCTGCGCCATCATGCACTTCACCGATCTTGTGGTTTACACCGGTGTAGAACAGGATACGTTCGGTGGTAGTGGTCTTACCAGCATCAATGTGAGCAGAGATACCAATGTTACGGTAGCGCTCAATGGGGGTTTTCCTAGCCATGGCCAGAATCCTTTCGCAGGATGAATATTAGAAGCGGAAGTGCGAGAACGCCTTGTTGGCTTCTGCCATACGGTGAACTTCGTCACGCTTCTTCATCGCGCCGCCACGGCCTTCAGCTGCATCGATCAGCTCACCAGCCAGACGCAGGTCCATGGATTTTTCGCCACGCTTACGCGCAGCATCACGCAGCCAGCGCATTGCCAGCGCCAGACGACGGGAAGGACGTACTTCAACAGGAACTTGATAGTTTGCACCACCTACGCGGCGGCTTTTTACTTCAACGATCGGCTTGGCGTTGGAGATAGCAGTGTTGAACACTTCTACCGCGTTTTTGCCGGTCTTTTTCTCGATTTGAGCGAGAGCGCCGTAAATGATGCGTTCAGCAACAGACTTCTTGCCGTCGATCATTACAACGTTCATGAATTTGGTCAGATCCTGGCTACCAAACTTCGGATCCGGCAGGATGTCGCGCTTAGGCACTTCTCTGCGTCTTGGCATTTCAATTCCTTCACTATATTCAGTTGAGCTTATGCTCGCGACTACTCAACAAAGCAGCCACTTACTCGACGGACGTATCCGCCGCTTAATGCCCTAA is a window encoding:
- the rpsG gene encoding 30S ribosomal protein S7, which encodes MPRRREVPKRDILPDPKFGSQDLTKFMNVVMIDGKKSVAERIIYGALAQIEKKTGKNAVEVFNTAISNAKPIVEVKSRRVGGANYQVPVEVRPSRRLALAMRWLRDAARKRGEKSMDLRLAGELIDAAEGRGGAMKKRDEVHRMAEANKAFSHFRF
- the fusA gene encoding elongation factor G; protein product: MARKTPIERYRNIGISAHIDAGKTTTTERILFYTGVNHKIGEVHDGAATMDWMEQEQERGITITSAATTTFWKGMGLQFPEHRFNIIDTPGHVDFTIEVERSMRVLDGAVMVYCAVGGVQPQSETVWRQANKYKVPRIAFVNKMDRQGANFFRAVEQVKTRLRGNPVPIVVPIGAEDGFEGVVDLLKMKAIIWDEASQGMKFEYGEIPAELVAVAEEWREKMVEAAAEVDEDTMNKYLEGETLTEEEIVHGLRQRTLRCEIQPMLCGSAFKNKGVQRMLDAVVELLPSPLDVPPVPGENEDGTATVREASDEAPFSALAFKLMNDPYVGQLTFFRVYSGVVNSGDTLLNSVKGKKERMGRIVQMHANDRQEITEVRAGDIAAGIGLKEVTTGETLCAVDSPIILERMVFPEPVIHVAVEPKTKADQEKMGVALNRLAKEDPSFRVRTDEESAQTIISGMGELHLEILVDRMRREFGVEANVGAPQVAYRETITKTVADVQGKHAKQSGGKGQYGDCTITLEPSGEGQGYKFIDEIKGGVIPREFIPSVDKGIRNSLNNGILAGYPVVDVTVRLTFGSYHDVDSSQIAFELAGSLAFKEAMRRAGPCILEPMMAVEVETPEEYMGDVMGDLNRRRGIVQGMDDDGVGGKKIKAEVPLSEMFGYSTDLRSATQGRATYSMEFKHYSEAPKHIAEAVMTARK